From the Leptolyngbya sp. O-77 genome, one window contains:
- the smc gene encoding chromosome segregation protein SMC encodes MYVKRVELSHFKSFGGTTQVPLLPGFTVISGPNGSGKSNILDALLFALGLAGSKGMRAERLPDLVNQSVASRGRSTVEASVTVTFALDEEDIAAYQGDDDPLPSADLAFGEGNGQVGAVDAQSHLNGNNGNGSHGNGNGKTPDASQLSVAPAMVPFSEWSVTRKLRVTQQGTYTSNYYINGQPCTLNELHEQLHRFRIYPEGYNVVLQGDVTNIISMNPRERREIIDELAGVAAFDRKISQAKDKLDAVKEREEKFRIVERELIEQRDRLAQDRLKAEKYRRLKAEFQTKSQWELVLNWRSQQDQAQKLQQQIEEGDRALSETATQLTALATEIQQITADLDRLNARVKALGEDEQLALQSTLATHEAELRQLQRQEQDLLTANRDTMAQIAQTQQALQEQMQMLEQASADQQRIETQDIASLRAACDRAQQALQASREQSSAIAEASDAWVQEQAALRHQMENLLNQIEPQRMEQARLQERVSQLCAKIQEQTEALGAIAQSLAEKQSEQSTVEAQRAEAETQVQRVAQVLAEAEQDLRTQQETQTRLLSEQRDKQRQLDRLEAQTQAMQEAQGTGASQVILNAGIDGVHGLVAQLGRVDSQYQLALEIAAGGRLGNLVVEDDRIAARCIDLLKQRRAGRATFLPMNKIRVPQFTEVPKGNRPDGFVDYAVNLIDCDRRFEDVFAYVFGGTVVFRTLEQARPHLGKYRIVTLDGELLETSGAMTGGSLSQRQGSLRFGTVQPGESAEAAALRDRLSEIDTILRRCEGAIAQGTEAVRTHTQALNEARQQQREVQMQANQLQSQLATLVTQEGQLRTQLSQNRQELGPSEERLQTLERDLPAQEAELQRQRQVLADLEQSQTHSEWQQIQATIRQQEAELGDRQLALRAAEQRVQDLEIQRQRLQEKITQLTQRLQDLRAQQTTQMQQRSALGTQQTALSQTIAQTRAALDSLEASLASEKQERDRTERLLRDRQTAQQQADWQRQKLQETQQTRRESLVMLQAALETKRSELPDPLPELPDPLPDLGELQHELRSLQRRIENMEPVNMLALEEYERTQERLEDLSQKLSTLDEERSELLLRIENFTTLRQRAFKEAFDAVNVNFQSIFAELSDGDGYLQLDDPNDPFGSGLNLVAHPKGKPVRRLASMSGGEKSLTALSFIFALQRYRPSPFYAFDEVDMFLDGANVERLSRMIKHQAQQAQFIVVSLRRPMIEAAQRTIGVTQARGAYTQVLGIDLQQNVSG; translated from the coding sequence GTGTACGTTAAGCGCGTAGAGCTGTCTCACTTTAAATCCTTTGGCGGCACAACGCAGGTTCCGTTGCTGCCGGGGTTTACTGTGATTTCCGGGCCCAATGGATCGGGTAAATCAAATATTCTCGACGCGCTGCTGTTTGCGCTGGGGCTGGCGGGTTCTAAAGGGATGCGAGCAGAGCGGCTGCCGGATCTGGTGAACCAAAGCGTCGCCAGTCGCGGACGCAGTACGGTGGAAGCCAGCGTCACCGTTACCTTTGCGCTGGATGAAGAAGATATCGCAGCCTACCAGGGCGATGACGACCCCTTGCCCAGCGCTGATCTGGCCTTTGGCGAAGGCAACGGGCAGGTTGGGGCTGTAGACGCTCAGAGCCATTTGAACGGTAATAACGGCAACGGTAGTCATGGCAATGGGAATGGCAAAACGCCGGATGCCAGCCAACTCAGCGTTGCCCCGGCGATGGTCCCTTTCAGCGAATGGAGCGTGACGCGCAAGCTGCGGGTGACGCAGCAGGGAACCTACACCTCGAACTATTACATTAATGGGCAGCCCTGCACGCTGAATGAACTGCATGAGCAGCTTCACCGCTTTCGGATTTATCCCGAAGGCTATAACGTCGTGCTGCAAGGCGACGTGACCAACATCATTTCCATGAATCCGCGCGAACGCCGGGAAATTATCGACGAGTTGGCGGGCGTGGCCGCGTTTGACCGCAAGATTTCTCAGGCGAAGGACAAGCTGGACGCGGTGAAGGAGCGGGAGGAAAAGTTTCGCATTGTGGAGCGGGAGCTGATCGAACAGCGCGATCGCCTCGCTCAAGATCGCCTCAAGGCAGAGAAATATCGGCGACTCAAGGCTGAGTTTCAGACCAAGAGCCAGTGGGAATTGGTGCTGAACTGGCGCAGTCAGCAAGACCAGGCGCAGAAGCTCCAGCAGCAGATCGAGGAGGGCGATCGCGCTCTTTCGGAAACTGCTACTCAACTCACGGCGCTGGCGACTGAAATTCAGCAAATCACCGCTGACCTAGACCGGCTGAATGCGCGGGTGAAGGCGCTGGGCGAGGATGAACAGCTTGCCTTGCAATCGACCCTGGCGACGCACGAGGCGGAACTGCGCCAGCTTCAACGGCAGGAGCAAGACCTGCTGACGGCGAACCGCGACACAATGGCGCAGATTGCCCAGACGCAGCAGGCGCTTCAGGAGCAAATGCAGATGCTGGAACAGGCTTCTGCGGATCAGCAGCGCATCGAAACGCAGGACATTGCCTCGCTGCGAGCCGCCTGCGATCGCGCTCAGCAGGCGCTGCAAGCCAGCCGAGAACAGTCCAGCGCGATCGCCGAAGCGTCAGATGCCTGGGTGCAGGAGCAGGCTGCCCTGCGCCACCAGATGGAGAATTTGCTGAACCAAATCGAGCCGCAGCGCATGGAGCAGGCGCGGCTGCAAGAGCGGGTGTCGCAGCTCTGCGCCAAGATTCAGGAGCAAACGGAGGCACTGGGGGCGATCGCCCAATCGCTGGCTGAAAAGCAGTCCGAGCAGTCTACCGTTGAAGCGCAACGGGCCGAGGCTGAAACCCAGGTGCAGCGAGTCGCTCAAGTGCTTGCCGAAGCCGAACAAGACCTCCGCACCCAGCAGGAAACGCAAACCCGCCTGCTGAGTGAGCAGCGCGACAAACAGCGCCAGCTTGATCGGCTAGAAGCCCAAACCCAGGCCATGCAAGAAGCGCAGGGCACGGGAGCCAGCCAGGTGATTTTGAATGCGGGCATCGACGGCGTGCATGGACTGGTGGCGCAGCTGGGGCGCGTCGATTCGCAATATCAACTGGCGCTGGAAATCGCGGCGGGGGGTCGCCTGGGCAATCTGGTGGTAGAAGACGACCGGATCGCGGCGCGGTGCATCGACCTGCTGAAGCAGCGACGAGCGGGGCGGGCGACGTTTCTGCCGATGAACAAAATCCGCGTGCCGCAGTTCACCGAAGTTCCCAAGGGTAACCGACCGGACGGGTTTGTGGACTATGCCGTGAACCTGATCGACTGCGATCGCCGCTTTGAGGACGTGTTTGCCTATGTCTTTGGCGGCACGGTGGTCTTTCGCACGCTGGAGCAAGCGCGACCCCATCTGGGCAAATATCGCATCGTGACGCTGGACGGCGAACTGCTGGAAACCAGCGGCGCGATGACGGGCGGCAGCCTGTCCCAGCGGCAAGGCTCCCTAAGATTTGGCACGGTGCAGCCAGGAGAATCGGCCGAGGCAGCAGCCTTGCGCGATCGCCTCTCGGAAATCGACACCATTCTGCGGCGCTGTGAAGGGGCGATCGCCCAGGGCACTGAAGCCGTCCGCACCCACACTCAGGCGCTCAACGAAGCCCGCCAGCAGCAGCGCGAGGTGCAGATGCAAGCGAATCAGCTCCAGTCCCAACTGGCGACGCTGGTGACGCAGGAAGGGCAGCTTCGCACCCAGCTTTCGCAAAACCGCCAGGAGCTTGGCCCGTCCGAAGAGCGCCTGCAAACGCTGGAGCGTGACCTGCCCGCCCAGGAAGCCGAACTCCAGCGCCAGCGCCAAGTTCTGGCAGACCTGGAGCAATCCCAAACCCACAGCGAGTGGCAGCAGATTCAGGCGACGATTCGCCAGCAGGAGGCAGAACTGGGCGATCGCCAGCTTGCTCTGCGGGCCGCCGAGCAGCGGGTACAAGACCTGGAAATTCAGCGGCAGCGCCTCCAGGAAAAAATCACCCAGCTTACCCAGCGACTGCAAGATCTGCGCGCCCAGCAAACTACCCAGATGCAGCAGCGTTCTGCGCTGGGGACACAGCAGACCGCCCTCAGCCAGACGATCGCCCAGACCCGCGCCGCGCTAGATTCGCTAGAGGCATCCCTCGCGTCGGAAAAACAGGAGCGCGATCGCACGGAACGACTGTTGCGCGATCGCCAAACCGCTCAGCAACAGGCCGACTGGCAGCGCCAAAAGCTCCAGGAAACCCAGCAGACCCGCCGCGAAAGTTTAGTCATGCTCCAGGCAGCGCTAGAAACGAAGCGAAGCGAACTGCCCGACCCGCTGCCGGAGTTGCCCGACCCGCTGCCCGACCTGGGCGAATTGCAGCACGAACTGCGATCGCTCCAGCGCCGCATCGAAAACATGGAACCCGTCAACATGCTGGCCCTGGAGGAATACGAGCGCACCCAGGAGCGCCTAGAAGACCTCAGCCAAAAGCTAAGCACCCTGGACGAAGAGCGCAGCGAATTGCTCCTCCGCATCGAGAACTTCACCACCCTGCGCCAGCGGGCCTTCAAAGAAGCTTTTGATGCCGTAAATGTAAACTTTCAGTCTATCTTTGCCGAACTGTCCGACGGCGATGGCTACCTGCAACTCGACGACCCCAACGATCCTTTTGGCAGCGGGCTAAACCTAGTTGCCCATCCCAAGGGCAAGCCCGTCCGCCGCCTCGCTTCAATGTCCGGGGGTGAAAAATCCCTTACTGCTCTCAGCTTCATCTTTGCTCTCCAGCGCTATCGCCCCTCGCCCTTCTACGCGTTCGACGAAGTGGATATGTTCCTGGATGGGGCAAACGTGGAGCGTCTTTCCCGCATGATCAAGCACCAGGCCCAGCAGGCCCAGTTCATCGTCGTCAGCCTCCGCCGCCCGATGATCGAAGCCGCCCAGCGCACCATCGGCGTTACCCAGGCACGGGGAGCCTACACGCAGGTGCTGGGCATCGACTTGCAGCAGAACGTTTCGGGGTGA
- a CDS encoding PRC-barrel domain-containing protein gives MTSEQIRQRSDLLGTQIITRDTGKRLGVVSQLWVDVDRREVVAIGLRESILSGVVSGTQQMMYLANIRQIGDVILVDDDSAVEDEVDTEAYSSLINSEVITETGELLGKVRGFRFNVEDGHLESIIIASIGFPFIPDQVVSTYELSIEEVVSSGPDRLIVFEGAEQKMTQLSVGFLERIGIGRPPWERDEEDYIMPVSTSNQLPTGVRTPAPQPLRAPARESTWDDDTWEEPRRPIQEPLRQRQPEPLYRDEPEDNWNESPRRQQYAEAYEDADAYEPPMKEELDDVWEDDDNPQPYRAPQLNIPERQKVVEYEEDADY, from the coding sequence ATGACATCTGAACAAATCCGCCAACGCTCAGACCTTCTTGGAACTCAGATCATTACCCGCGACACGGGCAAACGCCTGGGTGTCGTTAGCCAACTATGGGTAGATGTCGATCGCCGCGAGGTGGTTGCCATTGGTCTGCGGGAAAGCATTCTATCGGGCGTGGTATCTGGCACCCAGCAGATGATGTATCTTGCGAACATTCGCCAGATCGGCGACGTGATTCTAGTCGATGACGACTCTGCGGTAGAGGATGAAGTTGACACGGAAGCGTATAGCAGCCTGATCAACAGCGAAGTGATCACCGAGACGGGAGAACTGCTGGGGAAGGTGCGGGGCTTCCGGTTCAACGTCGAAGATGGTCATCTAGAGTCTATTATTATTGCCTCGATTGGGTTTCCCTTCATTCCTGATCAGGTCGTCAGTACCTACGAACTGTCGATTGAAGAGGTGGTGAGCAGCGGTCCCGATCGCCTGATTGTGTTTGAAGGGGCAGAGCAAAAGATGACCCAACTCAGCGTGGGCTTTTTGGAGCGCATCGGCATTGGCCGCCCGCCGTGGGAGCGCGACGAAGAAGACTACATCATGCCTGTGTCTACGTCCAACCAGTTGCCGACGGGCGTGCGGACTCCTGCGCCTCAGCCACTGCGTGCGCCAGCCCGCGAATCCACCTGGGATGACGACACCTGGGAAGAACCCCGCCGCCCGATTCAGGAGCCACTGCGCCAGCGCCAGCCGGAGCCGCTTTATCGGGATGAGCCGGAAGATAACTGGAACGAGTCACCCCGTCGCCAGCAGTATGCCGAAGCTTATGAAGATGCCGATGCCTACGAACCTCCGATGAAAGAGGAACTGGATGATGTGTGGGAAGACGATGATAATCCCCAGCCCTATCGCGCACCACAGTTAAATATCCCTGAGCGGCAAAAGGTTGTGGAATATGAGGAAGATGCGGATTATTAG
- a CDS encoding GAF domain-containing protein: MDQQQLEHLIGHLKAICNNDPACEQIQQYLSAEIDGSKTGQQKALFRVITKIRESLDLKAIFKTTAIEVRQLLNADRVALFCFAPDSGWNDGEFVAEDVSLEFKSVLSEKVHDHCFGDQYAIDYHKGRVQAVSDIQTAGLKDCHIEILTRFQIRANLVVPVLEEQTLWGLLCIHQCSAPRVWASHEIEFIQQVATHLGVALQQAKLLEKVRFQTEQQKALFKVITRIREPMDLATIFRTAATESRQLLKSDRVAIFQFAPDSNWNDGEFVSESVEQGYASVLAERVYDHCFGDRYAAAYHQGQIQAVADIYSSGLQACHIEVLSRFQIRANLVVPLLQGTYLWGLLCIHQCAKPRFWEAEEIEFAKQIAAHLSVGLQQAELLAKTQQQTVELGLALEHLKKAQTQLIQSEKMSSLGQLVAGIAHEINNPVNFIHGNVGYARRYAQDLMELVKTYQNSYPEPVGAVSDRAEEIDIDFLMEDFPQMLASMQIGAERIRNIVLSLRNFSRLDEAEMKVVDLHEGLESTLLILQYRLKPKSISNPAQNIRLVKEYGQLPLVECYPSQLNQVFMNLLSNAIDALEEQIASREKMLQQSGSDSVNNLLQPTITIRTELCDRHDQSDDLGDYEDDRPALERARERAILASDRPQGVSAQYVAIRIADNGPGIPEKLQTKLFDPFFTTKPVGKGTGLGLSISQQIICERHNGTLKCISQPGRGTEFQILIPIHQHKLAGQTPRPPELAQ; the protein is encoded by the coding sequence CATTTGCAACAATGATCCCGCCTGCGAGCAGATCCAGCAGTATCTTTCGGCCGAGATAGATGGTTCGAAAACAGGGCAGCAGAAAGCCCTATTTCGAGTCATTACAAAAATTCGTGAATCCTTAGACCTAAAAGCAATTTTTAAGACAACTGCAATTGAAGTCCGGCAACTGCTAAATGCAGATCGCGTCGCGCTTTTTTGCTTTGCTCCCGATTCTGGTTGGAATGATGGCGAGTTTGTCGCAGAAGATGTCTCCCTTGAATTTAAGTCAGTTTTATCAGAAAAAGTTCATGACCACTGCTTCGGTGATCAGTATGCGATTGATTACCACAAAGGGCGAGTACAAGCCGTTAGTGATATTCAAACAGCAGGGCTGAAAGACTGTCATATTGAGATTTTGACTCGCTTTCAGATCCGTGCCAATTTAGTCGTGCCGGTGCTAGAGGAGCAGACACTTTGGGGACTACTTTGCATTCATCAATGTTCTGCTCCTCGCGTTTGGGCATCTCATGAAATCGAGTTTATTCAGCAAGTTGCAACTCATCTTGGTGTTGCGCTTCAGCAAGCAAAACTCTTGGAGAAAGTGCGCTTTCAGACAGAGCAGCAAAAAGCCTTGTTTAAGGTTATTACTCGAATTCGAGAACCAATGGACTTGGCAACGATTTTTAGAACGGCTGCAACTGAATCTCGACAATTGCTCAAGTCTGATCGGGTTGCAATTTTTCAGTTTGCGCCTGATTCCAATTGGAATGATGGGGAGTTTGTATCGGAGAGTGTTGAACAGGGCTATGCCTCAGTATTGGCAGAGAGAGTTTACGACCATTGTTTTGGCGATCGCTACGCTGCGGCTTATCATCAAGGACAAATTCAGGCGGTTGCTGATATTTACTCATCTGGTCTTCAGGCGTGTCATATCGAAGTATTGTCGCGCTTTCAAATTAGAGCCAACTTGGTAGTACCTCTTTTGCAGGGAACGTATTTGTGGGGTCTGTTGTGCATTCATCAATGTGCTAAGCCTCGTTTTTGGGAAGCAGAAGAGATTGAATTCGCCAAGCAAATTGCAGCTCATCTCAGCGTTGGGCTCCAGCAGGCAGAGCTATTAGCCAAAACTCAACAACAAACTGTTGAGCTCGGTCTTGCGTTAGAGCATCTCAAAAAGGCACAAACCCAGTTGATTCAAAGCGAGAAAATGTCAAGTCTGGGACAGCTTGTAGCCGGGATCGCCCATGAGATTAATAACCCTGTCAACTTTATTCATGGCAATGTAGGATACGCTCGCCGCTACGCTCAAGATTTAATGGAATTAGTTAAAACTTACCAGAATAGTTATCCAGAACCTGTTGGCGCGGTGAGCGATCGCGCCGAAGAAATTGACATCGATTTTTTGATGGAAGACTTTCCACAAATGCTAGCATCGATGCAAATCGGAGCTGAACGAATTCGCAACATTGTGTTGTCTCTTCGGAATTTCTCACGGCTCGATGAAGCAGAGATGAAAGTTGTGGACTTGCACGAAGGACTAGAAAGTACGCTGCTGATCTTGCAATATCGTCTCAAACCCAAGTCGATTTCTAATCCTGCTCAAAATATTCGATTGGTCAAAGAGTATGGACAATTACCGCTAGTGGAATGCTATCCAAGCCAGCTCAATCAGGTGTTTATGAATTTGCTCAGCAATGCCATTGATGCCTTAGAAGAGCAAATTGCATCGCGAGAAAAAATGCTTCAGCAGTCAGGGAGTGATAGTGTCAATAACCTGCTCCAACCCACCATTACGATTCGGACTGAACTATGCGATCGACACGATCAGTCCGATGATCTAGGCGATTATGAGGACGATCGCCCAGCTTTAGAGCGTGCAAGAGAGCGTGCAATCTTAGCGAGCGATCGCCCTCAGGGTGTTTCCGCTCAGTACGTTGCGATTCGGATTGCCGACAACGGCCCTGGAATACCTGAAAAACTCCAAACCAAACTATTCGATCCCTTTTTTACAACCAAGCCCGTCGGCAAAGGCACAGGTCTAGGACTTTCAATTAGCCAGCAAATTATTTGCGAACGGCATAACGGCACACTGAAATGCATCTCGCAACCCGGCAGAGGTACAGAATTCCAGATTTTAATCCCAATTCATCAACACAAACTAGCAGGACAAACTCCTAGACCTCCAGAGCTTGCCCAATAA